One window from the genome of Epinephelus fuscoguttatus linkage group LG3, E.fuscoguttatus.final_Chr_v1 encodes:
- the tmc6b gene encoding transmembrane channel-like protein 6b yields the protein MARNVNFDLNHPLMEAGLESPIDEEGVHDSFSQLIAEQSQNGGLSDAFELQQLQGQLDDEDRDSVGYLSSPGHEFKGRRNVQRDMELEDGERPVDPLIGERWSSATMKILSSMPSRTIGRNRGAIISQYYNRTMQLRRRRQSRPAIRDFSRSARPSIRGYGIEADTTDAEGAEVTKRERLVNNLQNLSASDRVRMLRAMPLSVAEKNELRRLALQKEKRILSGKQIPCCSRLKYYIIIGIRQSWYSWLSFLHSLQLWQVALKRVGGRFGSGVLSYFLFLKTLLFFNLFLFLVTGAFLVLPQAVHPPVLSAGRSSFTGLELLTGAGYFSDTVMYYGYYSNYTLGGSCRDTDDRQNASLPKGASLDCVLYNMPLAYFFTIGVAFFITCIILVYSMSKSFGQSFRIDKSHSILAMKVFCSWDFKVIKKTSVRLMSENICTQLKELLAEVNHKHVKKTLCQKFGRLMVHGLAWAICIASTTACVFGIYYFSEYMHQNLQASSRRVIKNPLSHEASLLALPVVVSLINLLLPGLFNLAAWMEDYDSPSVRTYAAISRNLMLKVSVLGVLCYHWLGRVAADPKSIKLKCWESFVGQELYRFLLMDFIFTLLDTLFGEFLWRLFSEKVLKRRRKPVFDIARNVLELIYGQTLAWMGVLFTPLLPAVQILKLLLLFYIKKSSVMMNCQAPRRPYRVSQMTTIFITLLCFPSFLGASVCVTYTMWSITPSPSCGPFQELKKMSQAGKRWVEELEKDNPNLSVLARAHSYLVENPFFLFVGAGIFLIIIYFHSQVVDGQRKIITLLQEQIENEGEDKKFVITRLQSIHERKRTPARRLTSQDSSC from the exons ATGGCTCGAAATGTTAACTTTGACCTGAACCACCCACTCATGGAGGCTGGACTGGA GAGCCCGATAGATGAGGAAGGTGTTCATGACTCATTCAGCCAGCTGATAGCAGAGCAGAGTCAGAATGGAGGACTGTCTGACGCCTTCGAGCTACAGCAGCTGCAGGGACAACTGGACGATGAGGATCGAG ACAGTGTTGGCTACCTGTCCAGCCCTGGACATGAGTTTAAAGGAAGGAGGAACGTGCAAAGGGACATGGAATTGGAGGATGGTGAAAGACCGGTAGACCCCCTCATAGGTGAACGCTGGTCCTCTGCAACCATGAAGATCCTGTCCTCCATGCCCAGTCGCACGATCG gTCGCAACAGGGGAGCCATCATCTCTCAGTACTACAACAGGACCATGCAGCTTAGGAGGCGCAGGCAAAGCAGACCCGCCATTCGAGATTTCTCTCGCTCTGCCAGACCGAGCATACGAGGCTACGGCATTGAGGCAGACACTACGGACGCAGAGGGCGCAGAGG tgacTAAGAGGGAACGTTTGGTGAACAACCTGCAGAACCTGTCAGCAAGCGACAGGGTCAGGATGCTCAGAGCGATGCCTCTCAGTGTGGCAGAGAAGAATGAACTCAG gAGGCTAGCTTTACAAAAGGAGAAACGCATACTGTCTGGCAAACAGATCCCCTGTTGCAGTCGACTCAAATATTACATCATAATT GGTATAAGACAGAGTTGGTACAGCTGGCTGTCCTTCCTTCACTCCCTCCAGCTGTGGCAAGTTGCGCTCAAGAGAGTGGGCGGGCGTTTCGGCAGTGGTGTCCTCTCATACTTCCTGTTCCTTAAGACCCTACTCTTCTTCAACCTCTTCCTGTTCCTGGTGACTGGTGCCTTCTTGGTGCTGCCTCAGGCGGTGCACCCTCCAGTGCTGTCTGCAGGGAGAAGCTCCTTCACTGGACTGGAGCTCCTCACTGGAGCG GGCTATTTCTCAGACACAGTGATGTACTATGGATACTACTCCAACTATACACTGGGTGGAAGCTGCAGGGATACTGATGACAGGCAGAATGCCTCTTTGCCCAAAGGAGCCAGCCTGGACTGTGTGTTGTATAACATGCCGCTTGCATACTTCTTCACCATAGGAGTGGCTTTCTTCATCACATGTATCATTCTTGTATACAG CATGTCAAAGTCGTTTGGTCAGAGCTTCCGAATCGACAAATCTCACAGTATCTTGGCCATGAAGGTCTTCTGCTCCTGGGACTTCAAGGTCATTAAGAAAACTTCTGTCAGACTCATGTCTGAGAATATCTGCACCCAGCTCAAg GAGCTGCTAGCAGAGGTGAATCATAAACATGTCAAGAAAACATTGTGTCAGAAGTTTGGGAGACTGATGGTTCATGGTCTGGCATGGGCTATCTGCATAGCAAGCACCACTGCCTGTGTGTTCGGTATTTACTACTTCTCTGAATACATGCATCAG AACCTCCAAGCAAGTTCTCGCAGAGTCATCAAAAACCCACTGTCGCATGAAGCCAGCCTGCTGGCCCTCCCAGTGGTGGTCTCCCTCATCAACCTGCTGCTGCCCGGCCTGTTCAACCTCGCAGCCTGGATGGAGGACTATGACTCACCTTCTGTGCGCACATATGCCGCCATCAGCAG AAACTTGATGTTAAAAGTAAGCGTTCTTGGAGTCCTGTGCTACCACTGGCTGGGTCGAGTGGCTGCTGACCCTAAAAGTATTAAACTGAAG TGCTGGGAGAGTTTTGTTGGCCAGGAGCTTTATCGTTTCCTGCTTATGGACTTCATATTCACTCTATTGGACACCTTGTTTGGAGAGTTTCTTTGGAG GTTGTTCTCTGAGAAGGTGctgaagagaaggaggaaacCAGTGTTTGATATCGCCAGGAACGTCCTTGAGCTCATCTATGGACAGACATTGGCCTG GATGGGTGTCCTCTTCACTCCTCTGCTGCCTGCAGTGCAGATTCTCAAACTCCTGCTGCTCTTCTACATTAAAAAG AGCAGCGTGATGATGAACTGTCAGGCACCCAGAAGGCCATACCGAGTCAGCCAGATGACCACCATCTTCATCACTCTCCTCTGCTTCCCCTCTTTCcttggtgcctctgtgtgtgtcacataCACCATGtggag CATCACGCCCTCTCCATCTTGTGGTCCGTTCCAAGAGCTCAAAAAGATGTCCCAGGCGGGGAAGCGGTGGGTGGAAGAACTGGAAAAAGATAATCCCAACTTGTCCGTGCTGGCCAGGGCTCACTCCTACCTGGTGGAAAACCCTTTCTTCTTGTTTGTGGGAGCAGGCATCTTCCT GATTATCATCTACTTTCACAGTCAGGTGGTCGACGGGCAAAGGAAGATCATCACTTTACTACAAGAGCAGATAGAAAAT GAGGGAGAAGATAAGAAGTTTGTAATCACTCGCCTGCAGTCTATCCACGAGCGAAAACGAACCCCCGCTCGAAGACTCACCAGTCAG GACTCCAGCTGTTGA